The following coding sequences are from one Leptolyngbya sp. NIES-3755 window:
- a CDS encoding WblC protein (similar to AA sequence:cyanobase_aa:LBDG_25340), giving the protein MNLTVTNIKVHPTAIIESNVSIGDRTSVWDNVHIRFSTRIGQECIIGEKTYIAYGVQIGDRVKINAFVYICNAVTIEDGVMISAGTVFTNDRFPRATTVDLKQLRSSDPDEYTLPTLVREGATIGANCTIGSDLSIGRFAMIGMGSLVTKSIPDFHLAIGHPAKSVGCVCRCGQLLTRFPTDLKSFSADLDCPSCGLQYAVREGVVTESTPP; this is encoded by the coding sequence ATGAATCTAACCGTAACAAACATCAAAGTTCATCCCACTGCAATCATTGAATCGAATGTGTCGATCGGCGATCGTACTTCGGTTTGGGACAATGTTCACATCCGTTTCTCGACTCGCATTGGTCAAGAGTGCATCATCGGTGAGAAGACTTACATTGCTTATGGGGTTCAAATTGGCGATCGAGTCAAGATCAATGCTTTTGTTTACATTTGCAATGCGGTCACGATCGAAGATGGTGTGATGATTAGTGCGGGAACGGTGTTTACCAACGATCGTTTTCCTAGAGCGACAACAGTGGATTTGAAACAGTTGCGCTCTTCTGATCCCGATGAATATACGTTGCCGACCCTCGTTCGCGAAGGAGCCACGATCGGAGCAAATTGTACGATCGGGAGTGATTTGTCGATCGGGCGCTTTGCCATGATTGGCATGGGATCGCTCGTGACGAAATCGATTCCAGACTTTCATTTAGCGATCGGGCATCCTGCAAAATCGGTGGGCTGTGTGTGTCGCTGTGGTCAATTGCTCACTCGATTTCCGACTGATCTAAAAAGCTTTAGTGCTGATCTCGATTGTCCTTCTTGTGGCTTGCAATATGCAGTCCGGGAAGGAGTGGTTACAGAGTCAACTCCGCCGTAA
- a CDS encoding FAD dependent oxidoreductase (similar to AA sequence:cyanobase_aa:LBDG_25350), whose amino-acid sequence MSVKRSAAGSTQRYAIVGGGILGMTLALRLAQQGNSVTLFESAHQFGGLASAWRLGNMLWDRHYHVTLLSDTHLRSLLTEMDLDQDMKWVETKTGFFTDGKLYSMSNTLEFLSFPALGLIDKLRLGFTIWYASKVKNWRKLEQIPVSTWLRKLSGDRTFEKIWLPLLRSKLGENYRIASASFIWAIIARMYAARRTGLKKEMFGYLPGGYARLLSRFVEVLSEHNVEMKVGHRVSQVSERNNKVKLEFTNGRVEYFDQVVLTMASPIAAQVCQGLTQAEYDRHRDIEYQGIICASLLLKKPLANYYMTNITDTWVPFTGVIEMSALVDKSEFDQRSLVYLPKYVSTNDPAFQMTDEQLKEEFLQTLVLMYPKFDRSDLLAFRVSRVRQVFAISTLNYSEKLPPMHTSIPGVHIINSSHIPNGTLNVNETVLLAERSAAELMTRSRHSNLVNA is encoded by the coding sequence ATGTCAGTAAAACGCTCCGCAGCAGGATCAACTCAACGCTATGCCATTGTTGGGGGTGGAATTCTTGGAATGACACTGGCGCTCAGACTCGCACAGCAAGGCAACTCAGTGACATTGTTTGAAAGCGCTCATCAATTTGGTGGGCTGGCGAGTGCTTGGAGACTAGGGAACATGCTCTGGGATCGGCACTATCACGTCACTTTGCTGTCTGATACTCATCTTCGATCGCTGCTCACTGAAATGGACTTGGATCAGGATATGAAGTGGGTGGAAACGAAGACAGGTTTCTTCACCGATGGCAAGCTGTATTCAATGTCGAATACTTTGGAATTTCTCAGCTTTCCAGCATTGGGCTTGATTGATAAGCTGCGGTTGGGGTTTACCATCTGGTATGCCTCGAAAGTGAAGAACTGGCGCAAGCTCGAACAGATTCCGGTCTCTACTTGGTTGAGAAAGCTATCAGGCGATCGAACATTTGAAAAAATTTGGTTGCCCTTACTGCGATCGAAGCTCGGTGAGAACTATCGAATTGCGTCTGCTTCGTTCATTTGGGCGATTATTGCTCGAATGTATGCAGCGCGGCGAACTGGGCTAAAAAAAGAAATGTTCGGGTATCTTCCCGGTGGGTATGCTCGATTGTTGTCTCGCTTTGTTGAGGTGTTGTCTGAACACAATGTCGAAATGAAAGTGGGACATCGAGTCAGCCAGGTCAGTGAGAGAAACAATAAGGTCAAACTTGAGTTCACCAATGGACGTGTTGAATACTTTGATCAAGTGGTGCTGACAATGGCATCTCCGATCGCGGCTCAAGTGTGTCAAGGATTGACTCAAGCAGAATACGATCGACATCGTGATATTGAGTATCAAGGCATTATTTGTGCCTCGTTGCTCCTGAAAAAGCCGTTAGCAAACTACTATATGACGAACATTACCGATACTTGGGTTCCGTTTACTGGAGTGATTGAGATGTCGGCACTGGTGGATAAATCGGAGTTTGATCAGCGATCGCTCGTTTATCTACCAAAGTATGTTTCCACGAATGATCCAGCCTTTCAAATGACCGATGAGCAGCTAAAGGAAGAGTTTCTTCAGACTTTGGTGTTGATGTATCCGAAGTTCGATCGAAGTGATCTCCTGGCGTTCCGAGTGTCACGAGTGCGACAGGTGTTTGCAATTTCGACTTTGAACTATTCTGAAAAGTTACCGCCGATGCACACCTCGATTCCGGGAGTTCATATCATCAATTCGTCTCATATCCCAAATGGAACCTTGAACGTGAATGAAACGGTGCTGTTAGCAGAGCGATCGGCAGCCGAACTGATGACACGATCGCGGCACTCGAATCTGGTCAATGCATGA
- a CDS encoding hypothetical protein (similar to AA sequence:cyanobase_aa:LBDG_25500): protein MKVLAYFLYGNDREYLQELQFSIVSAMRFLQNQDEIVIRLICDSDQIDLPIARLVFSPEEFAAWTRDRTYLFRAKIGAALKAIDHYDCPVILLDTDTFFTDHPAKLFDRVSCSRSLMHQYESTLLESPEPGWKPILEKQIKINGIDVAPESPMYNSGVIGVHPMNRALLEAAFEILDRLYEISPVFNIEQFAVGTALAQKTMISTCPDVIQHYWGAQKDFIRVQIAKALEQGDAELLLSQIPPFQGIYPKVRKRDRILTGLSFFKHWNNNYRRALLAYRSGLFYAANDIEYANAWASNALQALKISNHPSHHTDFQCFRQESINTLTWLRPSVKRGWLKFWQQMN, encoded by the coding sequence ATGAAAGTCTTAGCCTATTTCTTGTACGGCAACGATCGGGAATATCTTCAAGAGCTTCAATTTAGTATTGTTTCAGCCATGCGATTTCTCCAGAATCAAGACGAAATCGTGATTCGATTGATCTGTGATTCTGATCAGATTGATTTGCCGATCGCAAGACTTGTGTTCTCTCCCGAAGAATTTGCAGCTTGGACACGCGATCGCACTTATCTATTTCGTGCCAAAATCGGTGCAGCATTGAAAGCGATCGATCACTATGACTGTCCAGTGATTTTGCTAGATACCGATACGTTTTTCACGGATCATCCTGCGAAATTGTTCGACCGTGTTTCATGCAGTCGATCGCTAATGCACCAATATGAATCGACGCTGCTCGAATCGCCAGAACCCGGATGGAAACCGATTTTGGAGAAGCAGATCAAGATTAACGGAATTGATGTTGCACCCGAATCTCCGATGTATAACTCTGGCGTGATCGGTGTTCATCCAATGAATCGCGCATTGTTAGAAGCAGCGTTTGAAATCCTCGATCGACTCTATGAGATTTCCCCAGTCTTCAATATCGAGCAGTTTGCAGTGGGAACCGCACTTGCACAAAAAACAATGATTTCGACTTGCCCCGATGTGATTCAGCACTATTGGGGAGCGCAGAAAGACTTTATTCGAGTACAAATCGCGAAAGCGCTAGAGCAAGGAGACGCTGAGCTTTTACTCAGTCAAATCCCGCCCTTCCAAGGAATCTATCCGAAAGTTAGAAAGCGCGATCGTATTCTCACAGGATTGTCATTCTTCAAACACTGGAATAACAACTATCGTCGCGCTCTGCTTGCGTATCGAAGTGGATTGTTCTACGCAGCGAATGACATTGAATACGCAAATGCCTGGGCAAGTAACGCCCTCCAAGCTTTGAAAATCTCGAATCATCCGTCTCATCACACAGACTTTCAGTGCTTCCGCCAAGAGTCGATTAATACCTTGACTTGGCTGCGTCCCAGTGTGAAACGGGGTTGGCTCAAATTTTGGCAACAGATGAACTGA
- a CDS encoding hypothetical protein (hypothetical protein Tola_1240;~similar to AA sequence:cyanobase_aa:LBDG_25360) has product MLTSRRSITQIHLFAIAIVAIVVMIPMFAYGVYDAHDLPDYHLRWAKQFSDQFWAGELYPRWLLKMNAGMGSPTFFFYSPMPYYFTSLMRPLVWIPDPYGWHQLSFGAALALIASGITAYVWLRSIVSPTAALFASLFYLIAPYHLAIDLYARFAYAEFWSFVWFPLILYFTQRLIEGRKKAVVGIAIAQTFLIMTHLPSFLIFTPVPFLYILWFSDAKTRVRNAIADSLAFLLAVGLAAIYWFPAMTTKEFIVLKADPTQYKFFHYEDNFLFSGVFRENLGTYLAFLEISTVLTIVLAVLSFLIGRRTTPQKLSTFWIAIALSSGAMMFSISNPVWQVLKPLQTIELPSRFNLVLTIALTVLVAFAVKPVRFGQKTFLTFSVFLVVGTGLGLLLSLPVRDAWLDWTVPNKAWLTVSVLGLAIAFSFVLYSVRLTDHRVITITVLLAIALLFSSGLLMKRSLYPVPELSAELEIQRDAVLHRPKWIPPSFYTTEALREFSTEKFGSNFTIEAQNQVKVSQWQPRKLGLQTTLNSEQWLTLKQVYYPGWTATIDGSTLPVQASPEGLLQIKVPAGNLAIAVELKPLLQEQIGIWLSSISSVLWFVLLFWRRSPSVFANSPRTPLRSFTSIK; this is encoded by the coding sequence ATGCTCACAAGTCGAAGATCGATAACTCAGATTCATCTTTTTGCGATCGCGATTGTTGCCATTGTGGTGATGATCCCAATGTTTGCGTATGGCGTTTATGATGCTCATGATTTGCCGGACTATCATTTGCGCTGGGCAAAACAGTTTTCGGATCAGTTCTGGGCTGGGGAGTTGTATCCTCGCTGGCTCTTGAAGATGAATGCAGGCATGGGAAGCCCGACTTTCTTTTTCTATAGTCCCATGCCTTACTATTTCACGAGCTTGATGCGTCCGTTGGTGTGGATTCCTGATCCCTACGGATGGCATCAATTGAGCTTTGGAGCAGCACTCGCATTGATAGCTTCGGGAATTACTGCCTATGTGTGGTTACGATCGATTGTCTCTCCAACGGCTGCATTGTTCGCATCATTGTTTTACCTAATTGCGCCATATCATTTAGCGATCGATCTTTACGCCCGTTTTGCTTATGCGGAGTTCTGGAGCTTTGTTTGGTTTCCATTGATTCTGTACTTTACTCAGCGATTGATCGAAGGTCGGAAGAAAGCCGTTGTGGGAATTGCGATCGCGCAAACGTTCCTAATCATGACGCACCTTCCAAGCTTTCTAATTTTCACGCCAGTTCCATTTCTCTACATCCTATGGTTCTCGGATGCGAAAACGAGAGTAAGAAATGCGATCGCTGATAGTTTGGCGTTTCTTCTGGCGGTCGGACTGGCAGCAATCTACTGGTTTCCAGCGATGACCACCAAAGAATTTATTGTGCTCAAAGCTGATCCCACACAGTACAAATTCTTTCACTACGAAGATAACTTTCTATTTTCAGGGGTGTTTCGCGAAAACCTCGGAACTTACCTTGCCTTTCTTGAAATTTCTACAGTTCTGACGATCGTTCTCGCAGTTCTGAGTTTTCTGATTGGACGAAGAACAACGCCGCAGAAATTGAGTACGTTTTGGATTGCGATCGCGCTTTCTTCGGGAGCCATGATGTTCTCGATCAGCAATCCAGTTTGGCAAGTTCTAAAACCCTTACAAACGATCGAGCTGCCTTCCAGATTTAATTTGGTGTTAACGATCGCGCTAACGGTGTTAGTTGCTTTTGCAGTAAAACCCGTTCGATTCGGTCAAAAAACCTTCCTGACCTTTAGTGTTTTTCTTGTAGTGGGAACTGGGCTTGGATTGTTACTATCTTTGCCTGTTCGAGATGCTTGGTTAGATTGGACAGTTCCTAATAAAGCCTGGTTAACAGTCTCAGTTTTAGGACTCGCGATCGCGTTCTCATTTGTTCTATACTCGGTTCGGCTCACCGATCATCGAGTCATCACCATCACTGTTCTACTCGCGATCGCGCTGCTGTTCTCCAGTGGTTTACTAATGAAACGAAGCTTATACCCAGTTCCAGAACTCAGTGCAGAACTTGAGATCCAACGGGATGCCGTTCTCCATCGTCCGAAATGGATTCCCCCTTCGTTTTACACGACCGAAGCTCTGAGAGAGTTTAGCACTGAGAAGTTTGGTTCTAACTTCACGATCGAAGCTCAGAATCAAGTCAAAGTCTCTCAATGGCAACCTCGGAAACTCGGTCTACAGACGACTCTCAACTCTGAGCAGTGGTTAACCCTTAAACAGGTTTACTATCCCGGTTGGACAGCCACGATCGACGGTTCGACTCTTCCTGTGCAAGCTTCGCCCGAAGGACTCTTACAAATCAAAGTACCAGCGGGCAACTTAGCGATCGCAGTTGAACTAAAACCTTTACTCCAAGAGCAAATCGGCATTTGGCTCAGTTCAATTTCTAGCGTTTTATGGTTTGTGCTCTTATTCTGGCGGCGCTCTCCGTCTGTGTTTGCAAATTCTCCCCGTACTCCGCTCCGCTCATTCACCTCAATCAAATAA
- a CDS encoding methyltransferase (similar to AA sequence:cyanobase_aa:LBDG_25370), with protein MNNLSDPLPYGAPCRPDGTAPLKLTRVNCCVCEVDDASAIAVGEDFEYRTSPDTFLAVQCNGCGLVYLNPRPDISELDRIYPRDYHAYEFSAERFGFVYQVRQRLEAKRLLSACKGLGAEARIIDVGCGDGFHLQLLRDFGKPTWQLEGVEPSDLAVKAAMTDGLEIHQGIVQALDLPKASYDLALMIATIEHVDHPAEVLSAVRSLLKPGGRIVIVTDNTDTLDFKLSKARHWGGYHFPRHWSLFNPTNLRLLAQKTDLEVEQLSTIVSPVNWVYSIRNALVDWKAPKWLINQFSLQSTLSLGVFTLFDMVHQALGQGALMRAVLKRPL; from the coding sequence ATGAACAATCTTTCTGATCCCCTTCCCTACGGTGCGCCTTGTCGCCCAGATGGAACCGCTCCATTGAAACTGACGCGAGTGAACTGCTGTGTTTGCGAGGTGGATGATGCAAGCGCGATCGCAGTCGGGGAAGATTTCGAGTATCGCACTAGCCCAGATACCTTTCTCGCAGTGCAATGTAACGGGTGTGGCTTGGTTTATCTCAATCCGCGTCCGGATATTTCGGAACTCGATCGTATTTATCCACGTGACTATCACGCCTATGAATTTTCCGCAGAACGCTTTGGATTTGTTTACCAAGTGCGGCAACGATTAGAAGCCAAGCGCCTATTATCTGCTTGTAAAGGCTTAGGTGCAGAGGCTCGAATTATTGATGTTGGTTGTGGAGATGGATTTCATCTCCAATTGTTGCGCGACTTTGGTAAACCGACCTGGCAGCTTGAAGGCGTGGAACCGAGTGATTTAGCTGTCAAAGCTGCGATGACGGATGGATTAGAGATTCATCAGGGCATTGTTCAAGCGTTGGATTTACCCAAAGCCAGCTATGATCTCGCGTTGATGATTGCCACGATCGAGCATGTGGATCATCCTGCTGAAGTTCTCAGCGCAGTACGATCGCTGCTCAAACCTGGTGGTCGAATTGTCATCGTCACGGACAACACTGATACGCTCGATTTCAAGCTATCCAAAGCACGTCACTGGGGTGGCTATCACTTTCCCCGCCATTGGAGCTTGTTCAATCCGACGAATCTCAGACTGTTAGCCCAGAAAACCGATTTAGAAGTTGAGCAACTGAGCACGATCGTTTCTCCCGTGAATTGGGTGTATTCGATTCGGAATGCACTCGTCGATTGGAAAGCACCGAAGTGGCTCATCAATCAATTTAGTTTGCAGTCTACGCTTTCACTCGGTGTGTTCACGCTGTTCGACATGGTGCATCAAGCACTCGGACAAGGTGCATTAATGAGAGCCGTTCTAAAAAGACCTTTGTAA
- a CDS encoding hypothetical protein (conserved hypothetical protein;~similar to AA sequence:cyanobase_aa:LBDG_25380), giving the protein MNDESKPVTIVGAGLAGLTAAWSLRQRGVPVKLYEAGRQIAGLAGSFHDPDGFTYDFGAHFVTNRLAAAIGVGALCRDVRYYGESVLMRGRNYTYPFGLMQVPRYVASGVSSRLRKHKPKSAAEWYRAQYGNALANEVAIPLTEAWSGAKAEDLAPSVGDKLQAGIAQTVIHKWMSGFTNRAVTNGYSHDMPENPHVWHVYPKGGLGLLCRKLAEDLEDCIQLESPVESIVVENNQAVAVRVKGREQPAAAVISTAPCHILAKLVEGSEAVKPLSQFRYRPMVFVNLRFEGRGLLSDTVVWTPEQHFLFFRLTETPLSMPWLAPEGKTLITADIGCEVGDEIWRMSDEELGERCLEHIAEIIPDARRRYFGCRVLKTPIAYPVFLSEYEEHRQKLAHSTGISGLYSIGRNGEFAHLLMEDIYWRTTAKMRHLAATLN; this is encoded by the coding sequence ATGAATGATGAATCCAAACCCGTCACGATCGTTGGAGCAGGCTTGGCAGGCTTAACAGCCGCTTGGTCACTCAGACAGCGAGGCGTTCCCGTCAAACTCTACGAAGCAGGCAGGCAAATTGCAGGTCTAGCCGGAAGCTTCCACGATCCCGATGGTTTTACTTATGACTTTGGCGCACACTTTGTCACGAATCGACTCGCAGCCGCGATCGGCGTGGGCGCACTCTGTCGCGATGTCCGCTACTATGGCGAATCTGTGTTGATGAGAGGTCGGAACTATACCTATCCTTTTGGTCTGATGCAAGTTCCACGCTATGTTGCCAGTGGAGTCTCTAGCCGACTCCGCAAACATAAGCCGAAATCAGCCGCAGAATGGTATCGCGCTCAATACGGGAATGCGTTAGCCAATGAAGTCGCGATCCCGTTAACCGAAGCATGGTCAGGCGCGAAAGCCGAAGATTTAGCTCCTTCAGTGGGGGATAAGCTCCAAGCGGGAATTGCTCAAACGGTGATTCACAAATGGATGAGCGGCTTTACAAATCGTGCTGTGACCAATGGGTATAGTCACGACATGCCAGAAAATCCGCATGTTTGGCACGTCTATCCCAAAGGTGGCTTAGGGTTACTCTGTCGCAAACTCGCAGAAGACCTCGAAGATTGTATTCAGCTTGAGTCACCTGTGGAATCGATCGTGGTTGAGAACAATCAAGCCGTTGCCGTTCGCGTTAAAGGTCGAGAACAACCCGCCGCTGCTGTGATTAGTACGGCTCCCTGTCACATTCTTGCCAAACTGGTCGAAGGTTCGGAAGCCGTCAAGCCTTTATCACAGTTTCGCTACCGTCCAATGGTGTTTGTAAACTTACGCTTTGAAGGACGCGGTTTACTCTCTGACACAGTGGTTTGGACACCAGAACAACACTTTTTGTTTTTCCGCCTCACCGAGACCCCTTTATCGATGCCTTGGCTCGCTCCAGAAGGCAAAACATTGATCACCGCAGATATTGGCTGTGAAGTGGGCGACGAGATTTGGCGAATGTCTGATGAAGAACTCGGAGAGCGCTGTCTGGAACATATCGCTGAAATCATTCCAGATGCACGTCGTCGGTATTTTGGCTGTCGAGTCTTGAAAACCCCGATCGCTTATCCCGTTTTCTTGAGCGAGTACGAAGAACACCGTCAAAAACTCGCTCATTCCACCGGAATTTCAGGGCTGTATAGCATCGGGCGAAACGGCGAATTCGCTCACTTGCTGATGGAAGACATCTACTGGCGTACTACTGCGAAGATGCGTCACCTCGCTGCGACTCTCAATTAA